From Argopecten irradians isolate NY chromosome 12, Ai_NY, whole genome shotgun sequence, one genomic window encodes:
- the LOC138335866 gene encoding macrophage-expressed gene 1 protein-like produces the protein MGCYIVNTVLVGLAILTIVGSATDVDEGAKFKFSVGDPQRCLQRSLNKNLIRYEVLPGGGWDNLRNRHGGQVINYNYSLCHTTDDGRYLLPDGIYSVPLKQSKLETFAEMFSHWQNYTSTTASTVNAEAGFHIGHFGIGGSYSHESESVRSRQMLDKSVTTRVQMRYVRYSAKLQPDTPFNPHFKARLLSIASLIMRNLTSMARYESQLLVRDFGTHVITSVDAGAALVQQDQIKTTYARSYSMDKSKVLASASASFCSVFNVKASYEHSTSKEMIDQYLGNRTYSETDTVGGSVFQPQNFSLNDWADSIADNLVAVDRAGDPLYFLITPMVLPELPSSVVLDLIGNVKDAINLYYKHNVYKGCTDADSPNFSFQANVDDGTCRSQSNNYTFGGVYQTCSLSGNVRSNTCNDLDQKNPQTGEYSCPPNYEPVLLDFGNKITPNTVRRCHHCGFLGLSRCCGDYASSQTASYKGYWCVATGKVDSGSGYLFGGAFTSTIGNPLTGGRSCPPYFYALRLSSSLRICVSDDYELGFRYSVPFAGFFSCKTGNPLKLASDNENRQRRSNNLLFLESFLKTSGPTHWPRGCPTGYSEHMAAVANGCEISFCVRANALSGQNLPTIIRPPFMEIPRNGFGDNSSVQISEDGMEWTAIENAGQVNDESEQYSRDSTWESGSSLSQGAVAVIAIVATIVFVALILIVGKTVRNRYRPVEYQRQQSDHLVPNQHVVYGTSSNHSEVQVET, from the coding sequence ATGGGGTGCTATATTGTTAATACGGTTTTGGTAGGACTGGCCATCTTGACTATCGTAGGTTCTGCGACAGATGTAGACGAAGGTGCCAAGTTTAAATTCAGCGTCGGTGATCCCCAAAGATGTCTCCAAAGAAGTCTGAATAAAAACCTGATACGTTACGAGGTGTTACCAGGAGGAGGTTGGGACAACCTACGAAACAGACATGGCGGACAGGTGATCAACTATAACTACAGTCTGTGCCATACTACAGATGACGGTCGTTACCTCTTACCAGATGGAATCTACTCCGTACCGCTAAAACAGAGCAAACTCGAAACGTTTGCTGAGATGTTTTCACATTGGCAGAACTATACTTCGACAACAGCGAGCACGGTCAACGCTGAAGCTGGTTTCCATATTGGACATTTTGGTATCGGAGGGTCCTACTCGCACGAGTCTGAAAGTGTCCGTTCTAGACAAATGCTGGATAAATCTGTGACCACTCGAGTTCAAATGAGGTACGTTAGATATTCCGCCAAATTACAACCGGACACACCATTTAATCCACATTTCAAAGCAAGACTTTTGTCAATCGCTTCCCTGATAATGAGGAACTTGACTAGTATGGCTCGTTACGAGAGTCAGCTGTTGGTGCGAGACTTTGGCACTCACGTTATCACCAGTGTAGACGCCGGGGCTGCTCTTGTCCAACAGGACCAGATCAAGACCACGTATGCGCGGTCCTATAGTATGGATAAGAGTAAAGTTCTGGCATCGGCGAGCGCTTCATTCTGCAGTGTATTCAATGTCAAAGCTAGTTACGAACACTCGACTTCTAAAGAAATGATTGACCAGTATCTTGGCAATAGGACCTACTCTGAGACGGACACCGTCGGTGGGTCGGTGTTCCAACCTCAGAACTTCAGCCTGAATGACTGGGCCGACAGTATTGCTGATAATCTGGTAGCTGTTGACCGCGCTGGAGATCCGCTGTACTTCCTCATTACACCCATGGTTCTACCAGAGCTACCGTCCTCCGTAGTCTTAGATCTTATCGGGAATGTGAAAGACGCTATCAATCTGTATTACAAACATAACGTTTACAAGGGATGTACCGATGCTGATTCTCCGAATTTCAGCTTCCAAGCCAACGTTGATGACGGAACATGTCGCAGCCAGTCAAACAATTATACGTTTGGCGGAGTCTACCAGACTTGTTCTTTGTCCGGAAACGTTCGTTCGAACACGTGCAATGATCTAGACCAAAAGAATCCCCAAACGGGCGAATATTCGTGTCCTCCGAACTATGAGCCAGTCCTGCTTGACTTTGGAAATAAGATAACGCCGAATACTGTGCGACGTTGTCACCATTGTGGGTTTCTGGGATTGTCGAGATGTTGTGGGGATTATGCCTCGTCCCAAACGGCCTCGTACAAGGGATATTGGTGTGTAGCTACTGGGAAGGTGGACAGTGGCTCCGGCTATTTGTTTGGAGGAGCATTCACTAGTACAATTGGGAACCCGCTGACGGGTGGCAGATCCTGTCCTCCGTATTTCTACGCCTTGAGACTCAGTAGTAGTTTACGTATCTGTGTAAGTGACGACTATGAGCTTGGTTTCCGATACTCTGTGCCCTTTGCTGGCTTCTTCAGCTGTAAAACAGGCAATCCTCTGAAGCTGGCCTCTGACAATGAAAACAGACAACGACGAAGTAACAATCTTTTATTCTTAGAATCATTCCTGAAAACATCCGGACCAACCCATTGGCCAAGAGGCTGCCCAACTGGTTACAGTGAACACATGGCTGCTGTAGCCAATGGATGTGAAATATCTTTCTGTGTTCGAGCAAACGCTTTGAGTGGTCAAAATCTTCCGACTATCATACGACCTCCATTTATGGAGATCCCACGAAATGGATTCGGAGATAACTCCAGTGTCCAAATAAGCGAGGATGGTATGGAATGGACAGCTATTGAGAATGCCGGACAAGTCAATGACGAATCCGAACAATACAGCCGGGACTCTACATGGGAAAGTGGCAGTAGTCTATCACAAGGAGCGGTGGCCGTAATTGCAATAGTTGCTACTATTGTGTTCGTGGCATTGATTTTAATTGTTGGTAAGACCGTCCGGAACAGATACCGTCCTGTGGAATACCAGCGTCAGCAGTCGGATCACCTCGTCCCTAACCAGCATGTAGTATATGGGACATCCAGTAACCATAGCGAGGTGCAGGTGGAAACGTAA